One part of the Lotus japonicus ecotype B-129 chromosome 2, LjGifu_v1.2 genome encodes these proteins:
- the LOC130736431 gene encoding LOB domain-containing protein 20-like, giving the protein MSEQQGGDGTSTVRRRGATSRRGMATPDIEAAAPTGPCGACKFLRRKCSSECIFAPHFDPDQGPARFAAVHKVFGASNVSKFLMNIPMNRRDEAVTTICYEAQARLSDPVYGCVPTILNLQQQVASLQEQLTMLQTQIIHGSLAYPNVLQSTQEQQHTNIGFQSAYPNFNPGFDYAMETAPSSHNLEPVQFSQLPKYEEEDEEECKIPPLLNNDIVFPRH; this is encoded by the exons ATGTCCGAGCAACAAGGCGGCGATGGCACTTCCACAGTCAGGCGTAGAGGCGCCACTTCAAGGCGTGGCATGGCAACACCAGACATAGAGGCAGCAGCACCAACTGGACCATGTGGTGCTTGCAAGTTCTTGAGGAGGAAGTGCAGCAGTGAGTGCATCTTTGCACCCCACTTTGATCCGGACCAGGGTCCAGCAAGGTTTGCTGCTGTGCACAAGGTGTTTGGTGCTAGCAATGTGTCAAAGTTCCTGATGAATATTCCGATGAACCGCCGCGATGAAGCGGTGACAACTATCTGCTACGAGGCTCAAGCTAGGCTATCTGATCCTGTTTATGGTTGTGTCCCTACCATTCTGAACTTACAACAACAG GTTGCATCTTTACAGGAACAGCTCACTATGCTGCAAACTCAGATAATACATGGTAGTTTGGCATATCCAAATGTTCTCCAGAGCACACAAGAGCAGCAACACACCAATATAGGGTTCCAGTCAGCGTACCCAAACTTCAACCCAGGTTTTGACTATGCAATGGAAACAGCACCCTCATCACACAACTTAGAGCCTGTTCAATTCTCTCAGTTGCCCAAatatgaggaagaagatgaagaagaatgcAAGATTCCGCCGTTGTTGAACAATGATATAGTATTTCCCCGCCATTGA
- the LOC130738002 gene encoding histone-lysine N-methyltransferase SUVR3, translating to MAQQVLRKAHNPNDCFPIECAELVLPWLTPPELANVSMTCKSLRQVSHSITLRRSSDASRSFENFPVPFLNTTYPPYAHFIYTPSLLLSSQHLPRQPWGGRSVISPAPALSAESVSLVDESGRVVSGCDCRDACSDCPCSCLDGLDVGRECGPGCRCGPECGSRSSQKGVAVRVKIVRDGRKGWALCADQFIRKGQFVFEYAGELLTTKEAQKRQQYYDELALHGRFSSALLVIREHLPSGNACLRLNIDATRIGNVARFVNHSCDGGNLSTKLVRSSGALFPRLCFFALEDIPEDEEFSFSYGEIRKRSNGLPCFCNSPSCFGTLPSEDT from the exons ATGGCGCAACAAGTTCTGAGAAAGGCACACAACCCCAACGATTGTTTTCCCATAGAATGCGCAGAGCTTGTCCTACCATGGCTCACACCACCAGAGCTCGCCAACGTCTCTATGACCTGCAAATCCCTCCGCCAAGTCTCCCACTCCATCACTCTCCGCCGTTCCTCCGACGCTTCTAGAAGCTTCGAGAACTTTCCAGTCCCCTTTCTCAACACCACCTACCCTCCTTACGCCCACTTCATCTACACTCCTTCCCTCCTTCTCTCCTCTCAACACCTCCCTCGCCAACCGTGGGGGGGCAGGTCCGTAATTTCACCTGCTCCCGCGCTGAGTGCGGAATCGGTGAGTTTGGTGGACGAGTCGGGCCGGGTAGTGTCGGGGTGTGACTGCCGCGATGCCTGTTCGGATTGTCCGTGTTCTTGCTTGGACGGGCTTGATGTAGGCCGCGAGTGCGGACCGGGTTGCCGGTGCGGACCAGAGTGTGGGAGCCGGTCGAGCCAGAAGGGGGTTGCGGTTCGGGTGAAGATCGTGAGGGATGGGAGGAAAGGATGGGCTTTGTGTGCTGACCAATTCATTCGGAAAGGGCAGTTCGTGTTTGAGTATGCAG GTGAACTCTTGACAACCAAGGAAGCACAGAAGAGACAACAATATTATGATGAACTAGCATTGCATGGTCGTTTCTCTTCTGCTCTTTTAGTTATAAGGGAGCATCTTCCATCTGGAAACGCATGTTTGAGATTGAACATCGATGCTACTCGAATTGGAAATGTTGCGCGGTTTGTAAATCATTCATGTGATGGTGGTAATTTAAGCACAAAGCTAGTTAGAAGTTCAGGAGCTTTGTTCCCCCGCCTTTGCTTTTTTGCTTTGGAAGATATcccagaagatgaagaattcaGTTTTAGCTatggagaaatcaggaaaagaTCCAATGGATTGCCATGCTTTTGCAATAGTCCTTCTTGCTTTGGAACATTGCCCTCAGAAGATACTTAA